A window of Halomonas sp. H10-9-1 contains these coding sequences:
- the ppk1 gene encoding polyphosphate kinase 1 produces the protein MEDRSPEQVPALSPQLSGPSAEESGGDIPTPRLNQTRAGIKPKARPHDDADLSDPSLYFNRELSHLQFNIRVLEQALDESHPLLNRLMFLLIFSSNLDEFFEIRVAGLKHQVALGDASTGADGRSPRAVLGEISAIAHEQIERQYQILNEVLLPALLEKKLRFRRRSDWTKAQHAWVRDYFEREIMPVISPIGLDPSHPFPRLVNKSLNFIVQLEGKDAFGREGGLAILPAPRSLPRVIAMPPELCDEGFKEAVFLSSMIHAHAEELFPGMTVRGCYQFRLTRNADMAVDPEEVSDLASALRGELLARRYGSGVRLEVVDTCPEELTTFLLKQFELEEEDLYRINGPVNLTRMLSLIGDVELPDMFYRPFTPGFPKNLGKGSSLFDTIAAGDVLLHHPFQSFSPVEDLLSEAARDPGVLAIKQTLYRTGADSPIVNSLVEAARGGKEVTVVIELRARFDEADNLSLASRLQEAGAIVIYGVMAYKTHAKMMHIVRREKDKLRHYAHLGTGNYHSKTARLYTDYSLLTANPSLCEDIHQVFQQLSGMGRARRIETLLHAPFTLHEGFVTMIEREAVEARKGKRAHLIVKCNSLTEPKLIQALYRASQAGVECDLIIRGQCCLRPGVPGISENIRVRSIVGRFLEHTRVFYFHNAGKPEVWASSADFMTRNMFHRVETCFPLLDKKLAARVRKDLETYLVDNCQSWLLQSDGSYIKQSPGEAAPISAQETLLYAYAAKA, from the coding sequence ATGGAAGACCGCAGCCCCGAGCAAGTCCCCGCCTTGTCACCTCAACTGAGCGGCCCGAGCGCCGAGGAGAGCGGGGGCGATATTCCGACCCCGCGCCTCAACCAGACCCGCGCCGGCATCAAGCCCAAGGCCAGGCCCCATGACGATGCGGACCTGAGCGACCCGTCTCTTTACTTCAACCGCGAACTCTCCCACCTGCAGTTCAATATCCGGGTCCTGGAGCAGGCCCTGGACGAGTCGCACCCCCTGCTCAACCGGCTGATGTTCCTGCTGATTTTCTCGTCGAACCTGGACGAGTTCTTCGAGATCCGGGTCGCCGGACTCAAGCATCAGGTGGCCCTGGGCGATGCCAGCACCGGGGCCGACGGCCGCTCGCCGCGGGCAGTGCTCGGCGAGATCTCGGCGATCGCCCACGAGCAGATCGAACGCCAGTACCAGATCCTCAACGAGGTGCTGCTGCCGGCGCTGCTGGAGAAGAAGCTGCGCTTCCGGCGGCGCAGCGACTGGACCAAGGCCCAGCACGCCTGGGTTCGCGACTACTTCGAGAGGGAGATCATGCCGGTGATCAGCCCCATCGGACTGGATCCCTCCCACCCCTTCCCGCGGCTGGTCAACAAGAGCCTCAACTTCATCGTCCAGCTCGAGGGCAAGGACGCCTTCGGCCGCGAAGGCGGCCTGGCGATCCTACCCGCACCGCGCTCGCTGCCCCGGGTGATCGCGATGCCCCCGGAGCTGTGTGACGAGGGCTTCAAGGAGGCCGTGTTCCTCTCCTCGATGATCCATGCCCACGCCGAGGAGCTGTTCCCGGGCATGACGGTGCGCGGCTGCTACCAGTTCCGTCTGACCCGCAACGCCGACATGGCGGTGGACCCGGAGGAGGTCTCCGACCTGGCGTCGGCGCTGCGCGGCGAGCTGCTGGCGCGCCGCTACGGCAGCGGTGTGCGCCTGGAGGTGGTCGATACCTGTCCGGAGGAGCTCACTACCTTCCTGCTCAAGCAGTTCGAGCTGGAGGAGGAGGACCTCTACCGGATCAACGGTCCGGTGAACCTGACCCGCATGCTGTCCCTGATCGGTGACGTCGAACTGCCCGACATGTTCTACCGCCCCTTCACCCCGGGCTTCCCGAAGAACCTCGGCAAGGGAAGCAGCCTGTTCGACACCATCGCCGCCGGCGACGTGCTGCTGCATCATCCCTTCCAGTCCTTCTCGCCGGTCGAGGACCTGCTGTCCGAGGCCGCCCGGGACCCAGGCGTGCTGGCCATCAAGCAGACCCTCTACCGCACCGGCGCCGATTCACCCATCGTCAATTCGCTGGTGGAGGCGGCGCGAGGTGGCAAGGAGGTCACGGTGGTGATCGAGCTGCGCGCGCGCTTCGACGAGGCCGACAACCTGTCGCTGGCCTCGCGACTGCAGGAGGCCGGCGCCATCGTCATCTACGGCGTGATGGCCTACAAGACCCATGCCAAGATGATGCATATCGTGCGCCGCGAGAAGGACAAGCTGCGTCACTATGCGCACCTCGGCACCGGCAACTACCACTCCAAGACCGCCCGGCTCTATACCGACTACAGTCTGCTCACCGCCAACCCCTCCCTCTGCGAGGACATTCACCAGGTGTTCCAGCAGCTCTCCGGCATGGGTCGGGCGCGGCGCATCGAGACGCTGCTGCATGCGCCCTTCACCCTGCACGAAGGGTTCGTGACGATGATCGAGCGCGAGGCGGTGGAGGCCCGCAAGGGCAAGCGCGCCCACCTGATCGTCAAGTGCAACTCGCTGACCGAGCCGAAGCTGATCCAGGCGCTCTACCGTGCGTCCCAGGCCGGCGTGGAGTGCGACTTGATCATCCGCGGCCAGTGTTGCCTGCGTCCCGGAGTCCCCGGGATATCGGAGAACATCCGGGTCCGTTCGATCGTCGGGCGCTTCCTGGAGCACACCCGGGTCTTCTACTTCCACAACGCCGGCAAGCCGGAGGTGTGGGCCTCCAGCGCCGACTTCATGACCCGCAACATGTTCCACCGGGTAGAGACCTGCTTCCCGCTGCTGGACAAGAAGCTGGCGGCCCGGGTGCGCAAGGACCTGGAGACCTACCTGGTGGACAACTGCCAGAGCTGGCTGCTGCAGTCCGACGGCAGCTATATCAAGCAGAGCCCCGGCGAGGCCGCACCGATCAGTGCCCAAGAGACGCTGCTCTACGCCTACGCCGCCAAGGCCTGA
- the hemB gene encoding porphobilinogen synthase, whose amino-acid sequence MSCTTPRQFPATRMRRMRRDAFSRRLMCENVLTPADLIWPVFVMEGEEQREAVPSMPGVERLSLDLLIEEAREAVELGIPAIALFPVVDTSLKSELAEESYNANGLVQRSVRALKEALPELGIITDVALDPYTSHGQDGIIDEQGYVQNDRTVETLLKQALSHAEAGADVVAPSDMMDGRIGEIRRVLEQEQLVNTRIMAYSAKYASRYYGPFRDAVGSATNLGKADKSTYQMDPANGNEALHEVAMDLAEGADMVMIKPGMPYLDVVRRVKDEFKAPTYAYQVSGEYAMHMAAFENGWLDADGVILESLLCFKRAGADGVLTYFAKRAARLLTQ is encoded by the coding sequence TTGAGCTGCACGACCCCACGCCAATTCCCCGCCACCCGCATGCGCCGCATGCGCCGTGACGCCTTCTCGCGCCGACTGATGTGCGAGAACGTGCTGACCCCGGCCGACCTGATCTGGCCGGTCTTCGTGATGGAGGGCGAGGAGCAGCGCGAGGCGGTGCCCTCCATGCCGGGGGTCGAGCGTCTGTCGCTGGACCTGCTGATCGAGGAGGCCCGCGAGGCCGTCGAGCTGGGCATCCCCGCCATCGCGCTGTTCCCGGTGGTGGACACCTCGCTGAAGAGCGAGCTGGCCGAGGAGTCCTACAACGCGAACGGCCTGGTGCAGCGCAGCGTGCGGGCTCTCAAGGAGGCCCTGCCCGAGCTCGGCATCATCACCGACGTGGCACTGGACCCATACACCAGCCACGGCCAGGACGGCATCATCGACGAGCAGGGCTATGTGCAGAATGACCGCACCGTGGAGACCCTGCTCAAGCAGGCGCTCTCCCACGCCGAGGCCGGTGCCGATGTGGTGGCCCCCTCGGACATGATGGATGGCCGCATCGGCGAGATCCGCCGGGTGCTGGAACAGGAACAGCTGGTCAACACCCGCATCATGGCCTACAGCGCCAAGTACGCATCGCGCTACTACGGCCCCTTCCGCGATGCGGTGGGCTCGGCGACCAATCTGGGCAAGGCGGACAAGAGCACCTACCAGATGGATCCGGCCAACGGCAACGAGGCCCTGCACGAGGTCGCCATGGACCTGGCCGAGGGCGCCGACATGGTGATGATCAAGCCCGGCATGCCTTACCTGGACGTGGTTCGCCGGGTCAAGGACGAATTCAAGGCGCCCACTTATGCGTATCAGGTCAGCGGCGAGTACGCCATGCACATGGCGGCCTTCGAGAACGGCTGGCTGGATGCCGATGGCGTGATATTGGAATCGCTGCTTTGCTTCAAGCGCGCTGGCGCCGACGGCGTGCTGACCTATTTTGCCAAGCGGGCAGCACGACTGCTCACCCAATAG
- the elbB gene encoding isoprenoid biosynthesis glyoxalase ElbB encodes MSKQVAVILSGCGVFDGSEIYETTLTLLRLDQLGLGYRCFAPDITQHHVIDHRSGEVADGEVRNVLSEAARLARGEIQPLAELVADDFDAVILPGGFGAAKNLSSFAEDGAEMQVLDELKEALEGFHEARKPIGMMCISPVMVPRLLGEGIAVTIGQDPGVSGAISAMGGLHRSCGVEEIVVDFEHRVVTTPAYMLATRISEAATGIFKLVDRVDELMDL; translated from the coding sequence ATGAGCAAACAGGTGGCGGTGATCCTTTCGGGCTGCGGGGTCTTCGATGGCTCCGAGATCTACGAAACCACCCTGACCCTGCTGCGGCTCGACCAGTTGGGCCTCGGCTATCGCTGCTTCGCGCCGGATATCACCCAGCACCATGTCATCGACCACCGCAGCGGTGAGGTGGCCGACGGTGAGGTGCGCAACGTGCTCAGCGAGGCGGCTCGGCTGGCGCGCGGAGAGATCCAGCCCCTGGCAGAGCTGGTGGCGGACGACTTCGATGCGGTGATCCTGCCCGGCGGGTTCGGCGCCGCCAAGAACCTCTCGAGCTTCGCCGAGGATGGCGCCGAGATGCAGGTGCTCGATGAGCTCAAGGAGGCGCTGGAGGGCTTTCACGAGGCGCGCAAGCCCATCGGCATGATGTGCATCAGCCCGGTGATGGTGCCGCGCCTGCTGGGCGAGGGCATTGCCGTCACCATCGGCCAGGATCCCGGTGTTTCCGGGGCCATCAGCGCCATGGGGGGGCTGCACCGCAGCTGCGGGGTGGAGGAGATCGTGGTCGACTTCGAGCATCGCGTGGTGACCACGCCTGCCTATATGCTCGCCACCCGCATCAGCGAAGCCGCCACCGGCATCTTCAAGCTGGTCGATCGGGTCGATGAGCTGATGGATCTCTGA
- the tatC gene encoding twin-arginine translocase subunit TatC has protein sequence MSNPGDGPEQHQAPLIEHLIELRSRLLHAVVAVLVIFLGLYAFANDIYTFVAQPLMALLPEGSQMIATEVASPFLAPFKLTLVTAVFIAVPYVLHQAWAFVAPGLYDNEKALAIPILASSVMLFYAGAAFAYYVVFPLLFEFFTQTGPENVTVMTDINAYLNFVLKLFFAFGVAFEIPIATFLLIASGATTVESLSKKRPYVVLGCFVVGMLLTPPDVISQSLLAIPMYLLYEVGLLFGRFARRKKERHEAEDDS, from the coding sequence ATGAGCAACCCCGGTGACGGCCCGGAACAGCACCAGGCCCCGCTGATCGAGCACCTGATAGAGCTGCGCTCGCGTCTACTGCACGCCGTCGTGGCGGTGCTGGTGATCTTCCTCGGCCTCTACGCCTTCGCCAACGACATCTATACCTTCGTGGCCCAGCCGCTGATGGCGCTGCTGCCCGAAGGCTCGCAGATGATCGCCACCGAGGTGGCATCGCCCTTCCTGGCGCCCTTCAAGCTGACCCTGGTCACGGCGGTGTTCATCGCCGTGCCCTACGTGCTGCACCAGGCATGGGCCTTCGTGGCCCCGGGCCTGTACGACAACGAGAAGGCGCTGGCCATCCCCATCCTGGCCTCCAGCGTGATGCTGTTCTACGCCGGTGCGGCCTTTGCCTACTATGTGGTCTTCCCGCTGCTGTTCGAGTTCTTCACCCAGACCGGGCCGGAGAACGTGACGGTGATGACCGACATCAACGCCTACCTCAACTTCGTGCTGAAGCTGTTCTTCGCCTTCGGTGTGGCCTTCGAGATTCCCATCGCCACCTTCCTGCTGATCGCCTCGGGCGCCACCACGGTGGAGAGCCTGTCGAAGAAGCGTCCCTACGTGGTGCTCGGCTGCTTCGTGGTGGGCATGCTGCTCACCCCGCCGGACGTGATCTCCCAGAGCCTGCTGGCGATCCCCATGTACCTGCTCTACGAGGTTGGCCTGCTGTTCGGCCGCTTCGCCCGCCGCAAGAAGGAGCGGCACGAGGCGGAAGACGACTCCTAA
- the tatB gene encoding Sec-independent protein translocase protein TatB, with product MFDIGFLELLLFGVVGLLVLGPERLPKAARTLGLWIGKIKRTVSGMQREISAQLEAEELRQKLDEQQKKLDDSINQVKRGVEGIAEPERGSHEADKRGQDVPVATPEQRLDEALSRAREGADTPPGAAPEPSPVDKDAPER from the coding sequence ATGTTCGATATCGGCTTTCTCGAACTCCTGCTGTTCGGCGTGGTAGGCCTGCTGGTGCTCGGCCCGGAGCGGCTGCCCAAGGCGGCGCGCACCCTGGGCCTGTGGATCGGCAAGATCAAGCGAACCGTCTCTGGCATGCAGCGCGAGATCAGCGCGCAACTGGAGGCCGAAGAGCTGCGCCAGAAGCTCGACGAGCAGCAGAAGAAGCTGGACGACAGCATCAACCAGGTGAAGCGTGGCGTCGAAGGCATCGCCGAGCCCGAGCGCGGCTCCCACGAGGCCGACAAGCGCGGCCAGGATGTGCCCGTGGCAACGCCGGAGCAGCGCCTGGATGAGGCCCTGTCACGCGCCCGAGAGGGGGCTGACACGCCGCCTGGCGCCGCACCCGAGCCCTCCCCCGTCGACAAGGACGCCCCCGAACGATGA
- the tatA gene encoding Sec-independent protein translocase subunit TatA produces MLGGISIWQLLIVLGIIILIFGTKKLRNVGTDLGGAVKGFKKAMNEDEKGDKAAEEETEAQAQARVDHKDETNTYDVQAERKPEEQEERK; encoded by the coding sequence ATGTTAGGTGGTATCAGTATCTGGCAACTGCTGATCGTACTCGGCATCATCATCCTGATCTTCGGCACCAAGAAGCTGCGCAACGTCGGCACCGACCTGGGTGGCGCCGTGAAGGGCTTCAAGAAGGCGATGAACGAGGACGAGAAGGGCGACAAGGCCGCGGAAGAGGAAACCGAAGCGCAAGCCCAGGCCCGCGTCGACCACAAGGATGAGACCAACACCTACGACGTACAGGCCGAGCGAAAGCCCGAGGAACAAGAAGAGCGCAAGTAA
- a CDS encoding phosphoribosyl-ATP diphosphatase, translating into MSDILERLQVVLDQRRAADPADSYVAALHHKGLNKILEKVGEEATETLLAAKDAEAGGDSERQALIAETADLWFHSLVMLSHLGLEHGAVLDELGRRFGISGHDEKAARQS; encoded by the coding sequence ATGAGCGATATTCTCGAGCGACTGCAGGTTGTCCTGGATCAACGCCGCGCGGCCGATCCGGCCGACTCCTACGTTGCTGCCTTGCATCACAAGGGCTTGAACAAGATACTCGAGAAGGTCGGCGAGGAAGCGACCGAGACCCTGCTCGCGGCGAAGGACGCCGAGGCCGGTGGCGACTCCGAGCGCCAAGCGTTGATCGCCGAAACGGCCGACCTGTGGTTTCATAGCCTGGTGATGCTGTCGCATCTCGGGCTCGAGCATGGAGCGGTGCTCGACGAGCTGGGGCGCCGCTTCGGCATCTCTGGCCATGACGAGAAGGCTGCACGCCAATCCTAG
- the ubiB gene encoding ubiquinone biosynthesis regulatory protein kinase UbiB has protein sequence MLLRLLRILWVITRYRLDTLLPLERLPWPLRVLFRLSPLRLVPIGERSRGERLRLALESLGPIFVKFGQVLSTRRDLLPEDVADELKRLQDQVPPFPGSEARDVVEAELGLPVAEAFASFDAEPLASASIAQVHAARLHGGEEVVVKIIRPGIDRVMRQDMALLYRFARLLTIVPEARRLRPVEVVRDYETTLFDELDLHKEAANTSQLKRNFRDSTHLYVPAIHWELTRHRVMVQERIYGVPVADLAALKAQDTDLKKLAERGVEIFFTQVFRDNFFHADMHPGNIFVSRKHPHDPQYIAIDCGIVGSLTREDQDYLARNLLAFFHQDYYEVAALHIESGWVGEHTRANEFAAAVRTVCEPILEKPLKDISFGQVLLGLFQTARRFDMKVQPQLVLLQKTLLNIEGLGRQLYPELDLWKTAKPYLERWMEERAGVKGFWASLKRQAPELSHQLPELPSLVHQVLSQAEREKRQRRHQGDALGGIQRQLAHQGRRHRRLRLGLLLVALAVAWQPLAEWAGGQPWPALAAAVLGLALLAWH, from the coding sequence ATCCTGCTGCGTCTGCTGCGCATCCTCTGGGTGATCACCCGCTACCGCCTCGACACCCTGCTGCCCCTCGAGCGCCTGCCCTGGCCGCTGCGCGTCCTGTTCAGGCTCTCGCCGCTGCGCCTGGTGCCCATCGGCGAGCGCTCCCGGGGCGAGCGCCTGCGCCTGGCGCTGGAGTCGCTGGGCCCCATCTTCGTCAAGTTCGGCCAGGTGCTCTCCACCCGCCGCGACCTGCTGCCCGAGGATGTGGCCGACGAGCTCAAGCGCCTACAGGACCAGGTCCCCCCCTTTCCCGGCAGCGAGGCGCGCGACGTGGTCGAGGCGGAGCTGGGCCTGCCGGTGGCCGAGGCCTTCGCTTCCTTCGACGCCGAACCCCTGGCCTCGGCCTCCATCGCCCAGGTTCACGCCGCCAGGCTGCACGGCGGCGAGGAGGTCGTGGTCAAGATCATCCGGCCGGGCATCGACCGGGTGATGCGCCAGGACATGGCCCTGCTCTACCGCTTCGCCCGCCTGCTGACCATCGTGCCCGAGGCACGCCGGCTGCGCCCGGTGGAGGTGGTGCGCGACTACGAGACGACCCTGTTCGACGAGCTCGACCTGCACAAGGAGGCGGCCAACACCTCCCAGCTCAAGCGCAACTTCAGGGACTCCACCCACCTCTATGTGCCGGCCATCCACTGGGAGCTGACCCGTCACCGGGTGATGGTCCAGGAGCGCATCTACGGCGTGCCGGTGGCCGATCTTGCCGCCCTCAAGGCCCAAGACACCGACCTCAAGAAGCTCGCCGAACGTGGCGTGGAGATCTTCTTCACCCAGGTGTTCCGTGACAACTTCTTCCATGCCGACATGCACCCGGGCAACATCTTCGTCTCCCGCAAGCACCCCCACGACCCCCAGTACATCGCCATCGACTGCGGCATCGTCGGCAGCCTGACCCGCGAGGACCAGGACTACCTGGCCCGCAACCTGCTGGCCTTCTTCCACCAGGACTACTACGAGGTGGCGGCGCTGCATATCGAGTCGGGCTGGGTCGGCGAGCATACCCGGGCCAACGAGTTCGCCGCCGCGGTCCGCACCGTGTGCGAGCCAATCCTCGAGAAGCCGCTCAAGGACATCTCCTTCGGCCAGGTGCTGCTGGGCCTGTTCCAGACGGCTCGACGCTTCGACATGAAGGTGCAGCCGCAACTGGTGCTGCTGCAGAAGACCCTGCTCAACATCGAGGGCCTGGGGCGCCAGCTCTATCCGGAGCTCGACCTGTGGAAGACCGCCAAGCCTTACCTGGAGCGCTGGATGGAAGAGCGCGCCGGCGTGAAGGGTTTTTGGGCCTCGCTCAAGCGTCAGGCCCCGGAGCTCAGCCACCAGCTACCCGAACTGCCATCCCTGGTCCACCAGGTGCTGTCCCAGGCCGAGCGGGAGAAGCGCCAGCGCCGCCACCAGGGCGATGCACTCGGCGGCATCCAGCGCCAACTGGCGCACCAGGGCCGCCGCCACCGCCGGCTACGCCTGGGGCTGCTGCTGGTAGCACTGGCCGTGGCCTGGCAGCCGCTGGCCGAGTGGGCCGGCGGGCAGCCCTGGCCGGCGCTGGCCGCCGCGGTCCTCGGCCTGGCGCTGCTGGCCTGGCACTGA
- a CDS encoding SCP2 sterol-binding domain-containing protein, whose translation MALTPTLLLAAAERTLNGLLARDPAAPSRLARLAGQQLLLRLEQPELALAIHFHGGGLDLLRPDDTDEAAYDAVVELDAETLGALLGGASMERLMFQGRLAVRGRIPLLEATRDLLLDLDLDWEGELARWLGDIPAHSLAEGLRRLGRFGLRTREEFCADLSEYLVEEARLLPGRPQLEVLRDHLTELEVASDRLEARLARLHRRLADRVTP comes from the coding sequence ATGGCGTTGACACCGACCCTGCTGCTCGCCGCTGCCGAGAGGACCCTGAACGGCCTGCTGGCCCGCGACCCGGCTGCCCCCTCGCGCCTGGCCCGGCTGGCCGGCCAGCAGCTGTTGCTGCGCCTCGAGCAGCCCGAGCTGGCACTGGCCATCCACTTCCATGGCGGCGGCCTCGACCTGCTGCGCCCCGATGATACCGACGAGGCGGCCTACGATGCCGTGGTCGAGCTGGACGCCGAGACCCTCGGCGCCCTGCTCGGCGGCGCCTCGATGGAGCGGCTGATGTTCCAGGGGCGGCTGGCGGTTCGCGGCCGCATCCCGCTGCTGGAGGCGACCCGCGACCTGCTGCTCGACCTCGACCTGGACTGGGAGGGCGAGCTGGCCCGCTGGCTCGGCGATATCCCCGCCCACAGCCTGGCCGAGGGACTGCGTCGCCTGGGCCGCTTCGGTCTGCGCACCCGCGAGGAGTTCTGTGCCGACCTCTCCGAATACCTGGTCGAGGAGGCCCGTTTGCTGCCGGGCCGCCCCCAGCTCGAGGTGCTGCGTGACCACCTGACCGAGCTGGAAGTGGCCTCCGACCGCCTCGAGGCGCGCCTCGCCCGCCTGCACCGGCGCCTGGCGGACAGGGTGACGCCATGA
- the ubiE gene encoding bifunctional demethylmenaquinone methyltransferase/2-methoxy-6-polyprenyl-1,4-benzoquinol methylase UbiE: MSANPSSRDKQTTDFGYQEVPLEEKASRVADVFHSVAARYDVMNDLMSFGIHRLWKRLTIERAGVRPGHSVLDIAGGTGDLTLKFSRLVGPRGRVVLADINESMLRVGRDKLLDHGVGGNVEYVQANAECLPFPDNTFDCITIAFGLRNVTDKDAALRSMARVLKPGGRLLVLEFSKPGNPLLTKAYDEYSFRLLPRIGQVVASDADSYRYLAESIRMHPDQETLKGMMEAAGLERVEYTNMTGGIVALHRGIKL, encoded by the coding sequence ATGAGCGCCAACCCCAGCTCCAGGGACAAGCAGACCACCGATTTCGGCTATCAGGAAGTGCCCCTCGAGGAGAAGGCCTCCCGGGTAGCCGATGTATTCCACTCCGTGGCGGCCCGCTACGACGTCATGAACGACCTGATGTCGTTCGGCATCCACCGCCTGTGGAAGCGGCTGACCATCGAGCGCGCCGGGGTTCGCCCCGGCCACAGTGTGCTCGATATCGCCGGCGGCACCGGCGACCTGACGCTGAAGTTCTCGCGCCTGGTGGGCCCCCGCGGCCGTGTGGTATTGGCCGATATCAACGAGTCGATGCTGCGCGTCGGTCGTGACAAGCTGCTCGACCACGGAGTGGGCGGCAATGTCGAGTATGTCCAGGCCAATGCCGAGTGCCTGCCCTTCCCGGATAACACCTTCGACTGCATCACCATCGCCTTCGGCCTGCGCAATGTCACCGACAAGGATGCCGCGCTGCGCTCCATGGCCCGGGTGCTCAAGCCGGGTGGCCGCCTGCTGGTGCTGGAGTTCTCCAAGCCGGGCAACCCCCTGCTGACCAAGGCCTACGATGAGTACTCCTTCCGCCTGCTGCCGCGCATCGGCCAGGTGGTGGCCAGCGATGCCGACAGCTACCGCTACCTGGCCGAGTCGATTCGTATGCACCCCGACCAGGAGACGCTCAAGGGGATGATGGAGGCGGCCGGCCTGGAGCGGGTCGAGTACACCAACATGACCGGGGGCATCGTCGCCCTGCACCGCGGTATCAAACTCTGA
- a CDS encoding DUF971 domain-containing protein has product MPAPIPTKVHYHKQARELELGYADGQSYRLAIEYLRVFSPSAEVRGHGRGQETLQVGKKFVGLKDITPTGRYALKLHFDDGHDSGLFSWDYFKWLIDNREANWATYLERLAAAGASREPLGIEIKQL; this is encoded by the coding sequence ATGCCAGCCCCAATTCCTACCAAGGTGCACTACCACAAGCAGGCCCGCGAGCTGGAGCTCGGCTATGCCGATGGCCAGAGCTACCGCCTCGCCATCGAATACCTGCGAGTCTTCTCCCCCTCAGCCGAGGTGCGCGGCCACGGCCGCGGCCAGGAGACCCTGCAGGTAGGCAAGAAGTTCGTCGGCCTCAAGGACATCACCCCCACCGGTCGCTACGCCCTCAAGCTGCACTTCGATGACGGCCACGACAGCGGCCTGTTCAGCTGGGACTACTTCAAGTGGCTGATCGACAATCGCGAAGCCAACTGGGCCACGTACCTGGAGCGCCTGGCGGCGGCCGGCGCCAGCCGCGAGCCGCTGGGCATAGAAATCAAGCAGCTGTAA
- the hslU gene encoding ATP-dependent protease ATPase subunit HslU produces MTQMTPREIVHALDQYIIGQQDAKRAVAIALRNRWRRMQLEGDMRQEVTPKNILMIGPTGVGKTEIARRLAKLARAPFIKVEATKFTEVGYVGRDVESIVRDLTEAAIKLVREQAKEEVGHRAEDAAEERILDALLPPPRGQEDEPRQDSSTRQIFRKKLREGQLDDKEIDIEVSQQGPNVDIMTPPGMEEMTSQLQSLFSGLGKQKTESRRVAVKDAFALLRDEEASKLVNEEEIKARAIESVEQNGIVFLDEIDKVCKGGGQSSGGEVSREGVQRDLLPLIEGSTVSTKYGMVKTDHVLFIASGAFHLSRPSDLIPELQGRLPIRVELNALTPDDFKRILTEPSAALTKQYQALLATEGLEVAFTDDGIERIAEIAWRVNEGTENIGARRLHTVMERLLEEASFRGSDIGTPLTIDAAYVDSQLGELAMDEDLSRYIL; encoded by the coding sequence ATGACCCAGATGACCCCCCGCGAGATCGTCCACGCCCTGGACCAGTACATCATCGGTCAACAGGACGCCAAGCGCGCCGTCGCCATCGCCCTGCGCAACCGCTGGCGGCGCATGCAGCTCGAGGGTGACATGCGCCAGGAAGTGACGCCCAAGAACATCCTGATGATCGGCCCCACCGGCGTCGGCAAGACCGAGATCGCTCGCCGCCTGGCCAAGCTGGCCCGCGCGCCCTTCATCAAGGTCGAGGCCACCAAGTTCACCGAGGTGGGCTATGTCGGCCGCGACGTCGAGTCGATCGTGCGCGACCTTACCGAGGCCGCCATCAAGCTGGTTCGCGAGCAGGCCAAGGAGGAGGTCGGCCATCGCGCCGAGGATGCCGCCGAGGAGCGTATCCTCGATGCCTTGCTGCCACCGCCCCGCGGCCAGGAGGACGAGCCACGCCAGGATAGCTCCACGCGCCAGATCTTCCGCAAGAAGCTGCGCGAAGGACAGCTCGACGACAAGGAGATCGATATCGAGGTCTCCCAGCAGGGGCCCAACGTCGACATCATGACCCCGCCGGGCATGGAAGAGATGACCAGCCAGCTGCAGAGCCTGTTCTCCGGCCTGGGCAAGCAGAAGACCGAGAGCCGCCGGGTGGCGGTCAAGGACGCCTTCGCCCTGCTGCGTGACGAGGAGGCCAGCAAGCTGGTCAACGAGGAGGAGATCAAGGCCCGCGCCATCGAGTCGGTGGAACAGAACGGCATCGTCTTCCTCGACGAGATCGACAAGGTCTGCAAGGGCGGTGGCCAGTCCAGCGGTGGCGAGGTCTCCCGCGAGGGCGTGCAGCGCGACCTGCTGCCGCTGATCGAGGGCTCCACGGTCTCCACCAAGTACGGCATGGTGAAGACCGACCATGTGCTGTTCATCGCCTCCGGTGCCTTCCACCTGTCGCGCCCCTCGGACCTGATTCCCGAGCTGCAGGGTCGCCTGCCGATCCGCGTCGAGCTCAACGCCCTGACCCCGGACGACTTCAAGCGCATCCTCACCGAGCCTTCCGCCGCGCTGACCAAGCAGTACCAGGCGCTGCTGGCCACCGAGGGCCTGGAGGTGGCGTTCACCGACGACGGCATCGAGCGCATCGCCGAGATCGCCTGGCGGGTCAACGAGGGCACCGAGAACATCGGCGCGCGCCGCCTGCACACCGTGATGGAGCGCCTGCTGGAGGAGGCCTCGTTCCGGGGCAGCGACATCGGCACACCGCTGACCATCGATGCCGCCTACGTCGACTCGCAGCTCGGCGAGCTGGCGATGGATGAGGACCTGTCGCGGTATATCCTGTAA